TTGTGCCCAAGAGAAAGTTTACGTGCTTCCTTATCAATACCCAAAATTATGACTTCTAATTGTTCACCAACTTTTGAATATTCAGAAGGATGGCTAAAGCGTTTAGTCCATGACAAGTCTGAGATATGAACCATTCCACCAATTCCCTCTGAAAGTTCGACAAAAACACCATAAGGAGTAATGTTTTTGACTTCTCCGGAATGACGGCTACCGACCGGGAAGCGTTCTTCAATGCTTTCCCATGGATCTGAAAGTAATTGTTTGATACTTAAAGACATTTTTCGCTCATCGCGATTGAGAGTAACGATTTTAGCTTCCAACTCCTGTCCGACTTTAAAGTATTCACGAGCATTGATCGGTTGGTTTGACCAGGATACTTCTGATACGTGAATAAGCCCTTCTACTCCCGGGGTAATTTCGAGGAATGCCCCATAATCTTCAATATTAACCAATTTGCCTTTAACTAATGAGCCTTCGCTGAGTGTGCCGTCCAAAACATCCCACGGATGTGGGGTTAGTTGCTTCAAGCCGAGTGAGATGCGTTTTTTAGCATCGTCAAATTCTATCACTACTACATTGAGTTTCTGGTTTAAGGTTAACACTTCAGAAGGATGGTTGATACGACCCCAGGAAATATCGGTGATATAGAGCAATCCATCAACACCGCCAAGGTCAATAAATGCACCAAAGTCAGTTATGTTTTTCACAGTTCCTTCCAGAACCTGACCTTTTTCCAATAGTGCGATAATTCGTTGACGTTGTTCTGCCAAATCACTTTCAATAAGTGCTTTGTGTGATACCACTGCATTTTTAATGGCTTCGTTAATTTTAACCACTTTAAAGTCCATGGTTTTTCCAACATATACATCATAATCCACAATAGGCTTCACATCAATTTGAGAGCCGGGAAGGAAAGTTTCCAAACCGAATACATCAGCGATAAGACCACCTTTTGTTTTACTGATAATAAGCCCTTGTACCACTTCATCTTCAGCATGTGCACGAACGATGTTTTCCCATGCTTTGAGCAGTTTTGCACTTTTTCTGGATAAAATCAATTGGCCGTTTTTGTCTTCTTTTTCTACGACATAAACATCTACGATATCTCCAATCTTAAGATCAGGCATGTCGCGAAATTCAGATAAAGCAACTAACCCATCAGATTTAAAACCCACATCTAAAACAACATCAGTAGAGCTGATTGCTTCAACCCGACCTTTGATGATTTCATTTTTAGCAATGGTTTTAAAAGTGCTGTCATACAAGTCTGTGTATTTTTCACGTTCTTCTTTAGCATAATTTTTCTGAGACCTTTTACCTAAGGTCCAATCAAAATCATCATGTGAGGCAGGAGTGCCTGTGTTTTCATCATCCTCTATAAGTGCTGCAACACTTAGGACGGTTTCTTCAGTATCATTTTCAACAACAGCTTCTGTATCTTCAGCAGCTAATTGTTCTTCGGCATTGCTATCCATTTCTTCTGACTCGTTATTGTCAGAATCATTATCCAGCATTTCAGGCTGTTCGAAATTTTCTTCAGTCAAAACAAAAGATTTTTAATGGTGAAAAAAACGGATTAAATATTTTCTTTAAATAAAGATTTAAAGTGGATGCAAAGATAATTATTTTATTGGTAGAGACAAAATTTATCAACAATTGTATAGGTTTTTCATGCGGTTTTATATTTGGAGTATTCCTTTCTGTTCAAATCTTGAGTATTTGCCGACAGATTGGATAAGTTGAAGTCTCCAACTTTTCAAAAATATCGTTTTATAATAGTAGATTTGCATCATTAAATAGCGCAAAAATGAATTTGTTTTCTCGATATTCTGGCAACTTTTTACAGGCTGTAAAGCATTGGTTTCTTTTTGTAATTCTGTTTTTCTCTGTAATTTCCGGTGGATGCAGAGAAGAAATAATTCTGGAAAGTTCACAAAGTTGTAATGGTAGCCCTGATTTCTGTAACCATATTTATACTCAACATACCTATGCAGGTACACACAATTCATTTGCATATGAACCGGAATTTCACAACTTAGTTGCCAATCAAAAACGAAATATCAGTCAGCAATTACAAGATGGTATCAGATGCCTGAATTTAGATGTGTGGTGGCTTACAGGAGATGCTTATTGTGTGGATAGCGCAATTTATGTTTATCACAATTTTCCCGGTTTTGGCTGTTTGTTTTTTACAGATATATTATTGGAAGTTAAGCAATTTATGGACAATCAGCCTAATGAAGTAATTACAATCACAATTGAAGATACAAATACGAATATCAACCAACTACTTGATGCATTTTCATTCACTCAGCTAAGTGATTACCTGTTCATCAAACAATCAAATCAGTCGTGGCCAACTTTAAAGGAGATGATTGATAGTAAACGGCGTTTGGTGGTGTTTGCTAATGTTAGCAATCCAAACAATTTACCCGGAATTTTAAGTAACTGGAATCATATGTTTGACAATCCGTACTCGGCTCAAAGCCGGTACGATTTTTCGTGTTCTGTTAACAGGGGAAATATTGATCATGATTTATATTTGCTGAATCATTTTATTACCGTGATAAATCCCCGCTACGATTCAGCAGTTATTGTTAATTCCAAAGCCTCACTTTTACAACATATTGATGATTGTAAAATGAGTACAGGCAGGTATCCCAACTTTATCTACAATGATTTTTACGAAACGGGCGATATGATTTCAATTGCCGACAGTCTTAACCGGAATGTCTGGCAATAAAAAATTATACTGCTTCTTCAACCCAAATTTGGCTCTTTTTTATACAATCTTTAATGCCTTTATTCTGCAATATCTTCTTTGAGCCGATTTTTAAACTGTTTTTTAAATTTTTCCAGTTTTGGGTTGACCACATAAACACAATAAGGCTGATCGGGATTTTCTGAGAAATAATTTTGATGGTAATCTTCTGCCTTGAAAAAATCGGTGGCACTTGTAATTTCAGTAACAAGCGGATTTAACCAAAGTCCGGTCAGGGATATTTCTGATTTAGATTGTTCAGCAATTGCTTTTTGTTCCGGACTATGATAAAAAATAGCAGAACGATACTGGCTTCCAACATCATTTCCTTGACGATTGAGTGTAGTTGGATCGTGAATATGCCAGAAAACTTCTAAAATATCTTTAAAGCCAATTTGGTTGGGGTTAAAACTAACCTGAACCACTTCGGCATGACCTGTTTTACCGGTACAGACTTCTTTGTACGAGGGGTTTTTAATGGTACCACCCATATATCCCGATTCTACTTTTAAGACTCCTTCCAAACTTTGGTAAACAGCTTCTAAACACCAGAAGCAACCTCCGCCAAGGGTTGCAATTTCAATAGAGTCAGGTACTGCAGATGGATTTAAATTGTGAGTTTCCATTAATTTATTTGAGGTTTGTTTGTTTGCAGAATTTGTTAATGGGGATGCCTGTCTGTTTGCACAAGAGGAGAAAACAGCTAAAATAGCCCAAACATATACGATAAAAAACCGGTTTGATTGTTTCATTTTAATAAAACAAGTTGATGCTATCAAAGGTTTTTTAAGCGTATCAACAGACATTATAGCCTGGAATTATCAAAAAATTAGTGAGAATGGACAATATTATACTTCGAAGTAATCTTATTTTAAAATCATTATATTTTAGCCATTTACAAAGACTTTTGGTCGTGTTTATATTGTCAAAGTCCGTTTTTTGAGGAATATTACTCAATTGCAGTAATCAGACGGTTGGTTGCCCAAGCTCCAAAAGTTCCGACAACTAAAGAACAAACAAAAGGCCACCAAAAATACATGCCTAAATAGCCTAACAACAGGTTTAACAAAAAAGTAATAGCAACGTTTCCGGTTGACTGAGCCCAAGCCAGTTTAATCATTTCGTACCCTTGTTTGTTAAGCAACAGCGTGGTGACGAGCAGAACAAAAATGCTAAGAAAAAGCGATCCCCACCCAAATTCAATCCAGTCTCGAAGATGAATAAATACTATAATGATAACCGCCAAAGTCAACGGGGCAGTTTTTAAGGCAATTTCTAAAAGATTTTGTCCCATTTCTGCATTCATAGCAGTTGGTGACAACAACTTCGTTAGCAAAGTGGAAACAGCCATTGATGGAATAGACACAAACAAAAACACAAAAAAGCCTACCCATCGAACATCCTTCCATGCTTTTTTCAATTCAGGGAACAACTCCTCTTCTTCCGCTTTATCAACAATTGGCAGTTTTGAGTCTTTAATGCCCGAATTAGTATCTTTTTTACCTGACTTGGCCATGAGGTGATTTTTGGTTAAAGCAGTTTGACTTGAGGTAACAACTCTTACGAAATACCTTAAGAACTTCAAACTGCAAAATTAACCAAAACCGGATAAAATTGATTAAGAACTTTTGTAGATTAAATATTTATCAATCATTAACCGGTAATTTTCTGAATTGCTCAGGCCAATTCAAATTTCTTAAGAAGTGATTTTTATAAAGGGTAAATAATGCCGGAATAAGAAGCAATAAAGAAACAGAAGCAACAATTGACCAAATTGTATTTAAAAGATAAAACTCATTTGTCGTTGTCAGAGATTCCGGAAGTTTATGAATCCAATTTGGATATTGAGAAATAATAGTCGCTAACATTCCGTAAAAAAAACATAAATGCTTAAGTCGAATATACCCAAACTCCAGTTATTCGAACTTTTTCCATAGTAAAAATCGCTTCGACAGGATTAAGTTATTAATTCCAAAGTTTATTGGGTTTTTATTTTGATTGCAACTAAAACATGAGAAACGATCAGCAGTAAATTGTCAAAATGTGCCAAAATATCTATTCTGG
This is a stretch of genomic DNA from Sphingobacteriales bacterium. It encodes these proteins:
- the rpsA gene encoding 30S ribosomal protein S1, whose amino-acid sequence is MLDNDSDNNESEEMDSNAEEQLAAEDTEAVVENDTEETVLSVAALIEDDENTGTPASHDDFDWTLGKRSQKNYAKEEREKYTDLYDSTFKTIAKNEIIKGRVEAISSTDVVLDVGFKSDGLVALSEFRDMPDLKIGDIVDVYVVEKEDKNGQLILSRKSAKLLKAWENIVRAHAEDEVVQGLIISKTKGGLIADVFGLETFLPGSQIDVKPIVDYDVYVGKTMDFKVVKINEAIKNAVVSHKALIESDLAEQRQRIIALLEKGQVLEGTVKNITDFGAFIDLGGVDGLLYITDISWGRINHPSEVLTLNQKLNVVVIEFDDAKKRISLGLKQLTPHPWDVLDGTLSEGSLVKGKLVNIEDYGAFLEITPGVEGLIHVSEVSWSNQPINAREYFKVGQELEAKIVTLNRDERKMSLSIKQLLSDPWESIEERFPVGSRHSGEVKNITPYGVFVELSEGIGGMVHISDLSWTKRFSHPSEYSKVGEQLEVIILGIDKEARKLSLGHKQIEEDPWDTFATVFPTGSIHQGTIIRKDDNGATVSLPYGLEAFAPIKLLKKEDNTTASLDETLDFVISEFDRNDKRIIVSHIETWKKQKEQAEKTEKENKAKEDQEATEKVQKINQQTEKSTFGDLDELAQLKAKMESSSSEESKVAETATEENNNEEETTDAEAENE
- a CDS encoding phosphatidylinositol-specific phospholipase C domain-containing protein, yielding MNLFSRYSGNFLQAVKHWFLFVILFFSVISGGCREEIILESSQSCNGSPDFCNHIYTQHTYAGTHNSFAYEPEFHNLVANQKRNISQQLQDGIRCLNLDVWWLTGDAYCVDSAIYVYHNFPGFGCLFFTDILLEVKQFMDNQPNEVITITIEDTNTNINQLLDAFSFTQLSDYLFIKQSNQSWPTLKEMIDSKRRLVVFANVSNPNNLPGILSNWNHMFDNPYSAQSRYDFSCSVNRGNIDHDLYLLNHFITVINPRYDSAVIVNSKASLLQHIDDCKMSTGRYPNFIYNDFYETGDMISIADSLNRNVWQ
- the msrA gene encoding peptide-methionine (S)-S-oxide reductase MsrA — translated: MKQSNRFFIVYVWAILAVFSSCANRQASPLTNSANKQTSNKLMETHNLNPSAVPDSIEIATLGGGCFWCLEAVYQSLEGVLKVESGYMGGTIKNPSYKEVCTGKTGHAEVVQVSFNPNQIGFKDILEVFWHIHDPTTLNRQGNDVGSQYRSAIFYHSPEQKAIAEQSKSEISLTGLWLNPLVTEITSATDFFKAEDYHQNYFSENPDQPYCVYVVNPKLEKFKKQFKNRLKEDIAE